The Citrus sinensis cultivar Valencia sweet orange chromosome 4, DVS_A1.0, whole genome shotgun sequence DNA segment ACCACCAACTCATCAGTTCATCACGACTAATAAGGTACAAAGAGATGGGTTGATGAGTTGGCCACTGCTTGAGagtggagctgaacatcttaaTCACCTAAATTGCAGCTCAAATGTCTCagttaattatttcaatagaGAAGGTCAAAGCATGGCAACAAGCATCATTCATAAGAAAAAATCTGCAGTGGCCGTTGCTAAATCAACTTTGCCTTCATGGCTCCAACAGTACAAAGAAGAAAGCAGAAGAAACAGTAACATGATTAATGATAATCAGGtaatagccaaaaaaaaaaaaaaattcagctAGAACATTGATATTCAGACAGAAAATTTGACCGAAAGCTGATAAAAACAGtgataattaatagttttaacTCAACGTCACTGATTTATCACTGTTTCTGTTAGAGTTCTGTCTagttagcattttcttttcagcCAACTTAGCTTATATTGATATCTAATGTTCAAGCCCCAATTATCTTCCACAGGATCTTTGCGAGAAATGGAACTCATTTGGGAACAAACAGActcatttttcttcatcatcaccatcCTCCATTTCAGTGTCTTCACAGGAGTGCAAACAGCTGTTGCCAAAAGAACACCAATTTTGGGTATGTGAAGGCTATGAAAGCAGCTTGAGAAGCAACCATCACCCTAAACCAGACCTTTTATCAAACCCTAACTCCAGCCCAAATTCAGCTTCTTCGAGCGAGGCAGCAGAAGAAGACTCCGATTGCCTCAACAGTTTCAACAAGTTTACAGATGAGAACTTGAAGGTTCTATCCGATGCATTAGAAAGGAAAGCAGTAGTACCATGGCAGAAAGAGATAATGCCAGAAATCGCAAGAACGATCCTCGAGTGCAGGTCTAAAAAAGAGCAGACCTGGCTGCTGTTCTTAGGAGCTGATGATCATAATCATGGCAAAGAAAAGATTGCAAGGGAGATAGCTAAAGTTGTGTTTGGCTCTCACAGTAACAATTTTACCAACTTATCTTCGTCTCAATCAAGGCAAGATGATTGtagaacaaagaaaagatcaagagaTGTTGAATTGGGTTGTTGCTCTTATATTGAAAGACTTGGGTTGGCATTGAATGAGAATCCGCATCGTGTGTTCTTCATGGAGGATTTAGATGATCATAAAGTTGATTCCTGCTATTGTCAAAAAGGTTTAAAGCAAGCGATTGAAAATGGCTGCATAGCTCTTGCTGATGGTGAAATTGTTCCTCTTAAGGAttccattattattttcagttGTGATAGTTTAGATTCAGTGCCTAGTGCTTGTTCTCATCAAAATAAAAGGCCAAAAACTGAAGAAAAGGATGATGACTGTAACTTGTCACTAGATTTAAATATCGCcattgaagatgaagatgatcgTTCAGTTGGTGACATTAGAAATATTCTAGAGTCTGTGgataagcaaattattttcaagaCTCAACAACTGAGATAGGATGGGGGGACAAGCTGACAGATCTTTCCATGCATATGGAAACAAATTTgtttcttgtactttttattttttattttccttttttaatttatcttttgagTGTAGATGTGTGAGGTGGGGGTAAAGGAAAGGAAACTAACCCAAGAGGTAACTAATTGGAATAGCCTTCAGTGAATGATTAAAGGAGGTGGGGGATTTACTTTTAGCTACTTGTTAATTAGAGCTTGTAAGAGCAATGTTTATATTGGGGCAATCCTTTATCTTGCTGTTAAGTGTAATAGCTGCTACATTTCCAATTATGGTTTTTCTTTCACATTTTTGATTTCAAGTTCGAGCATtagatgaaaatttttctttaatgtatAGTATGAttggtaattaaatttttttcaatttgaattttagacCACTTACTTTAGCTCGATAttttataaactaaattaactGTCACtcacatttttaatttaaacatttGTTCACTGGTCAtttgagaaaagaaattttgagagAATTCGATCTAATTAATGTTTGTGCAATACATTTTTACCAAGTGTATTTCTCATCTAATTAGCAAAGAACTCACTGATTTAATGCATTGGAGCCTTATGAATTTATTGGAACTTACATCACTAGTTGATTAAAATTTGACTGATAAATCCTAATCATGATGATCAAGATGAATAAATACTAAATGTCAAGTTCAAAAATGTTGTTCGgccacaaataaatttcacaTCAAAGCAGCTTACAAACAGCTATAAATACTTTACTTTTGCGGAGAATTAGATTTCAAGATCtttgaaattgtttggaaataaaaaaagtatgaTTCTCAACACAAGGAACATGCAAATgaagatttattaaataatgaacACCTGTGTATAAAGTGAGTTAATAGGTTAAATGAAGAGATTGATTGAAGAAATGCGTTACAAGACCgacataatattttcattaattgcttttactttttaactaaattatttatgttaggGGTACTTCTACTAACTTAATTTTGATAAGacttttatttagaattttattaatgatgtACAACCTAAAATTCTCATCAAAAAGTGGCGGCCGGGAATGatgaaaaaacttaaaaaggagaatataaaaacaagaagaatCTAATCTTTAGACTATAAAGACTTTTTTGCTTTAGAATCAAAAAAGGAATATcatcttcaaaattaactttgaCGTGGAACCATAAGAATTTTTGGACAATGTCTTACTTTAGTTAAGAAATTTGAAACCTCATCAAATTTTCTTGTCAAGAATTTCTAAGGTTTGAGAGTACACAGAAATGGGGCCTAGTGACATCAAAGATTTAAGTGCAATTCTCCCCATTATAACCCTGTGATCATTTTAATCATCTGTCGGTATCCGttgttatatatatgtttttgatTGTTCTATAATATTATATGACTGGATGGTCATACAGTGGTGCGATGTAGACAATCtcacctatttttttttttcttcaatcaCTAAGTTCGTATTGGTAAACTTTAAATTACTCtcaaataaaatgacattattaaatttatatagagtatgaaaacttcaatttactctcatttattataaaaaaattaaaaaaataaaaaagtcatTGATGCGCCCACCCCCTCCCCCTGCCCACAATTACCATCATCTTCTAGATAAAAAGggggataaattaaaatattcatacttttaggaagaaaattgaatattGTCATCCTATTTAGAGGGTGAATTTAAGTTTACCCCACTTCAGTCTATGtcgtacaattttttttctatcacttgattttttttaatatcccaTTTGCTACATGTTTTAAAGCATTAacaaaaacataatattaaggataaatgtgattttttaatacaaaattgtattAGATAGAAACATAACacatttaaagaaattaaaactaatttatatgtatgtttaaaatgtttatatttagtatttaccCACTGAACATGTATACTACTGATCATTATGATAAAATAGATCTTAAGATAAAATCTCACCCACATTAAAAAAcagaaatgaaataaacacGAAATAAATTGTAGGGGAGAAGgtctcaaaaagaaaaaataaaaagaaaaagaaaagaaagaactttaattaacaatatgaACTAGAAAGCCACGTTCTAGCTAGAGGTATCCAAAGCCATCATGATTCATGAGCAGGTTAATGTTGAAATAGAAAACTTGTGAAAGAATTGAGAAGCGAAAAAGGATAAAAGAAAAGCAACACTTTACACTTCCAATTTTAGAagcttaattataatttttggtcGGTTCAAAGCTCTCTATACCTTCCCGCAACGACAAGAAAAAGCATAGAATAATAAAGTGATATATAAGTAAAccattatatataatcatGAGAACGAGATAATTAATCCGttacaaattacaataataaaaatgtttgttaATAAGACAAGACCTCGAGCCTAGTTCCCATCAAGGGATGATTAAATGATTAAACCTAAGGCTTATGAGCTGAATATGAGAAAGCCTGCTATTAATGTAATAAATCTATATCGTAACACCTTAAACAACCGGCTTCATTTATGAGATTCAATGTGGGATAATCAGATCATATAGAATatattaaagatgaaaatttCTTTGGTTGAAATTGGACAAAATTACAGTAAGGAGATTTTGTTATTGAAGCAACCTATTGAACTAcgcataaaaaattttatgtgagtttttctttatttcctaGAGTTTATTACTTCTAGATCTATTTgatctaatttttcaaaagtaaaatGGTATCTTTGATCTTTGCATCCTTATATAACTTAAAATCTAAACTAAATAACATGCAAtaggttaaaaaatttagataatattatatatattttaaggggaaaaaatataagaagaaTGGTTCGGATCATTAACTAAGGAATCgatttaaatcattaatattagaatttatgcataattttaatcaaaagattctttatttgaatatgAAATATCACACTAGCCGTTTTCCACATCTGGCATTTGAATGTAATCCAACTAGAAATTCATAAAaagatgaaattataaataaaaaggaagaGAAATACAAAGCTATAAAAAGCACTAATGTATTCTTTTTAGGGGGCGATTTATGCACAAAAAAGCATTCAAAATGTAGTCACTTTACAAAGGCATTACAGCTTTTCTGTTTTATTGCACTACAATTAATTGTCTGAGCCCAAGACAAACTTCCACAACACAGAACTTTTTAAGCAAAAAGGATTGGCATGGAGACAAAGTGAGACAAAGTTTCTAATGAGATGACTATATCTCCTTTAAAGccctctttttttaatatattttattacttttttctttttcctagtGTAAGTGAATTTTGCATGAAAGTAAGGAAATTATTGGATCTCGAACTTCCAATAATCAGTCTATAATTGAATCCTCCATTATCCCTTATCAGTTTAATATCAAAACTTGGCCTTGGATCCTTCAAACATCTCTTTTCATTTAGCTATTCAActttcatatataaaattgagtgcGCCTAAAAGAGAGGGAAAGTGGCTACTATTAAGTTTCAAAACTCGAAAGAATGTGAAAGACCAGTCAAAAAAGTAGAGTTGCCAATGGCATGACATTGCTCATTTATAAACTATAGAATGTTtgattgatgaaattttctaTGTGACATGATGTTGCTTTCAATGATTGTCTGGTCTTTGTCTTTAAGCATTTCGGAGACaacctttttctctttttatttttgttatttaatttcaagtgcTCACACCACTTTAGCTAAGACGACTTGGCATGCCACTATTTGAGCGGCTTAGTTACAATTTTCTAATGAAATGATCACTATAGGTTTTcagagaatatatatatatatataccgcTGCtctcaaaaaatataaattagagTGCAATTGTTGCCGATTGATATTGAGATAATGACTCAAAATTGATATCAAGCCAAAAACATGTATAGAAggaatatataattttgtacGCTGATACTTAAGATTTATAGAAGCTTTATAATAGATCAAAACTACACTATCAATTAGTATTTCACTGTAGTTGTAGCTCTTAGCACAATAACAAATGCAACCTAAGGCAATAAAGAAGCCTAGTGCCACGATCCGCTTGTTTCCTTACTGAATTATGTGGCCTTAGGCGATAAATCCCACTCTCTTGGCCCTACGTCAACCTTGTACACTTAAAACATTGCTAGATTCGAAAATAGAAAAGATCACTCACTCCAACACGCTCAAGATGAGAGGAAAGAACTCgtattgctaaaaaaaaagcttacaATGCTTTATGTGCTGTGTGTTGGTCAAATGAGGCCCCTCCTATTTATAGAGTACAAGGAAGTGTTTAAATGGTGGCCTAGAATTATCTAAACTACCACTTGACTCATTACTTACATGGAATTATCTACAACATGCATAAATGCCTCTATGATTCTAGAATCTTCATGGGTGGTGGCACACACCATGACTTGGGGCGTTACATTCTTCCCCACCTAATCTGGAGACATCCTCATCGACTCCCCATGAAAGTCCTTGAACTTGTCTTGGAACTGCTACAAGTCGTTTGCGGGCTCCCAACTTGCCTCGCTCTTGGGTAGTCTTTTCCACTTGAAGTATTCTTGGCATGGCGGAGAACTCTTTTTCCGAACAATGCGATCAACCAAAATACTCTCTACTTCTTTATCATACACCCTTGTGTTACCGAGTGGAGGGCGCTTGGACTCTCCCCGCATCGGATTCCTTGTCCCCATGGTATGACTTCAAGCAATTAACATGGAAGACTGGATGAAGTTTAAGCCAAGAGGGCAACTCCAGCTTGTATGATACGTTTCCGACCCTTTTGATGATAGGAAATGACCCTTCGTATCGCCGAACAAGGCTCTTGTGCAGTGAGCAGGTAGACTTCTGTTGTGATGGTAGGATTTTGACTAGCACCAAGTCCCCTAAATTGAACTCCATGTGTTTACACCTGTTGTTCGTCCATTTCTTCATACGCTTAGTTGCTTTGTCGAGGTGCGCCCGTGCTATGTCCGCTTGCTCATGCCACGACTTAGCAACCTTGTATGTCGCGAGACACCTCTTGGTATAGCTCATGATGAGTGCGTGTAGTGCTTGCAACTGCTGTCTCGTGACCACTTCAAAAGGGCTCTTAGAAGTAGCCTAACTCCACTGAAAATTGTAAGGGAATTGGGCCACATCTAACAACTTTGCCTAGCTTACAAAATACCGCAGGTACAACTCTAACAAAGCATTTACTTTCTCCGTTTACCCATTGGTTTGCAGGTGAAAACTTGTTGAGACGTGTAACACTAATTCCATAAGCTTGAACAACTCAGTCCAAAACCTCCCAATAATTTGGTTGTCACGGTCACTAATGATGAATTTCATAAGTTCCCATCCGTTGAGCACTCCTTCGGGGTGATAATGAAGGTAGCATATTTAGAGAATCGATCCACCACCACAACAATAGTCGCAGACCCCTTGGACTTCAAAAGACAAGTTATGAAATCCATGGATATGTTCTCCCATGGTCGAGCTGGAGTGGGAAGTGACTCAAGTAACCCCGCGGGACACAAGACATGTCCTCATGAACTGGTCTACCTCCTTCCTTATTTGAGGCCAATATTACACTAACTCTAACAATGGTCGTGCCCGCCTTTGTCTTGGGTGTCTAGCCCACTTGGTGTCATGGCACTCCTTAATCAAGTTCTGCCTCAAGTTTCCCCATTTCGGAACATAGATGAGCCGTCCCTTGGTGTATAAAAGGTTAACTTCAACCCAAAATCTCTTAGATTTCCTTGTTGCGCAAGAGAAACCAGCTGTTTGCCTAAGTTTTCATGCTTCATTCCCTCTTTTATGAGCGTGAGAAGTTTCCCTTGTATCTTGCTCATGGCGGCAAGTTCAGCTTTCCGACTCAAGGCATCTGCTACAAAATTGGCCCTTCTCGGCTTATACTTCAGGACATTGTCGAATTCGGCTAGAAAATCCTACCATCTTGCTTGTTTCGGACTTAGCTTCTTGTGGTTTTGAAAGTAGCTAGTTGCCACATTGTCCGTCTTTACCACGAACTTAGACCCAAGCAAGTAATGCCTCCAAATGCATAAACAATGCACTACCGCgtcatctctttttttttttgcaccgTATACTGCTACTCCGTATCATTTAGCTTTCAGCTCTTAAAAGCTATCAGATGCTCGCCTTGCATCAACACACTTCTAATAGCAAAATCGGAAGCATCTGTATGTACCTCAAATGGTAATGCATGGTTCGGTAATGCTAGAATCAGCTCCTTTATAATGGCCTTCTTGAGGGCATCAAAGGCTTGTTGGCTCATCTTCGCCCATTCCCACTTGGTGGTCTTTTTGAGTAAGTCGGTGAGTGGTGCGGCAATGGCGGAATGACCCTTGATTAACCTCCTATAGTAGTTTGTGAGGCCTAAGAAAGAGAGCAACTCCGTGACCTTCGTGAGCGGCTCCTATTCGACAATGGCCTTAACTTTAGCCTTATCCATGAACAACGTCCCATCTATGATATTGTGGccaagaaaatcaacttccagCTTTACGAACGAGCACTTCTCTTACTTAACATAGAGCTCATTATCCTGCAACACCTTAAATACAACCTGCAAGTGCTTGGCGTGCTCCTTCAAAGTGTTACTATAGACCACAATGTCGTCAAAATATACCACTACAAACTAATTAAGATATGGCTGGAAGATTCGGTTCATGAGCGTGTAAAATGTGGTCAAAATGTTAGTGAGGTTGTAAGTCATGACCTTGAACTTGGGTATCCCATATCCAGTCACACAAGCAATCTTTGGCTCATTTCCTTCCATAAACCATACTTGATAGTATTTTTATCTAAGGTCAACCTCAAAGAAGTACTTAGCCCGTCCAAGTTGGTCAAATAAATCCGCAATCAATGGGATGATGTATTTGTTCTTCGCAATCACCTTGTTAAGGGCCCGGTAGTTGATACACAATCGAAGCAAGCTATTATGTTTTCGTTGGAAGAGAACTGGTGCTCCATATGGTGCTCCAACAGCTCTTTAATTTGCCTCTGCAGCTCTTCTAACTCTGGCAGGGATATGCGGTAGGCCACTCTTACTGGCGGTTTAGCACCCAACTCCGCCTTTATCTTGTGGTTTACTTCCCATCGTGGCGGCAATTACTTTGGAAACTCGGGTGGCATCACGTCTTTATACTCCCCAAGGACTTGTGCCACCACTTTTAGTAATGGCTCTATGATTGTGGTGTCTTTTAGGGGTGTGCAAAATCGAATTCGGATCGAGTTCGGGTTGATCCGATCGGATTTCGGATCAATCGGGTTGGGGAAAAAATCATCCGAACTCAATCCGAATTATTAACCCGATCCGATCTTATCCGAATAtaattcggatcggatcgaaAATTCAGATTAATTCGGATTGGATTCGAATTTAAAAACATTCGGGTTATATATCCATTCTATATTTCTGGGTTAATTTAAGAAGCAATCAAGTAAAACAATCAACCTTTTCTCAAGATATAATTTCGTTTTaagctttttaaattaaattatttaaaacaatatagTCAATACCACTAAAAACTTGGTGACAGTGAATGTGGAGGTGAATTTAGTTGTAGCGGTTGTGGTAACCGGTGAAGCCAATGGCAGCAAGCGGTAGCAGTCGAGGTGCAGTAGATTCCATCAGCACATCGCGGTTGCAGTGATGGCTTAGCTTTGCACGATCGCGTCGGTGACTGATGGCTGCTGGTTCACGCGGTTGCATCTCCGATCTACTGGCTGTTGCTTCTTGCGGTTGCATCTCCGATCTGCTCGCCGCTGCTTCGCTGACATCTCCGATCTCCGATGGCTTGGCTTCGCATGATCGCGTCGGTGACTGCTGGCTGCTGGTTCGCGGCTTCACGCGGCTGCATCTTCGATCTGCTGGTTGCTGCTTCTCGCGGTTACATCTCTGATCTACTGGTTGCTGCTTCGCTGTTTGGCATCTCAACATTTCCAATCTCCGAGGCCAAACCTCTATTTGTGTGTGACCGTGTGTGgtgtgagtgtgtgtgtgtgtgcacttgcagattattttaatttagatctAAGATTTGCTTTGTGTGTGGTGTGAATccgattttgttttgtttgtgaCTTTGTTAGTTTGTTACactgagttttttttttaagccaaCCCGATTGGGttttcggatcggatcgggtttcATCCGATCCGATCATGATCCGATCGGGTTGGCAAAGTTACACCCGATCAGATTTTGTTAACAATCCGATTCGATCCGAACCCGATATTTTTTGGGTTgaatcggatcggatcggatcgggtatTTTGCCCAGCCCTAGCGTCTTTCCTGTCATTGACCTCATGAATAGTGGTGAGAAAAGTTTCCTCATGCCGCTTGCAGCCCTTGCTAATTTGCATTGTAGAAAGTTGGCCTGGTGGTGCTGCCTTGCTCATGGTCAAAACCATACATAGGGTTCCATGGTTGTGGCGTCTTTCCTGTCATCAACATCATGAATAGTGGTGAGAAAAGTTTCCTCATGTCGCTTGCAATCCTTGCTAATTTGCATTGTAGAAAGTTGGCTTGGTGATGATGCCTTGCTCACGGTTGGAACCATACATGGGGCTCTCTCCAAGATTCACATCAAGTTGTATCTCGAAAGTGGCATCACATTGAGCTACCGCAAAAATTTCATACCTTAAACAAAGGTAAAATCATCTAGAGGTACAACAGAGAAGTTTGCTTTACCTCGCCAAGGGCCTAGATATAACTCCACATTCCGTGCTACCCTGCTAAGTGGTTTGGCCTCCGAATTCACTATCTTGAGCCATCTATCAGTTTTCTCGACTTTGAGACCAAGCTGCTTGGCCTCAttcactttattaaagttatgGGTTGCTCTCGTGTCATTCAAGGCTTGAGCTTTCTTTCCGTTGATTATGGTCTCGACATGCATTAACAACTTGTCTTGTAGCTTTGTTGGTATTTGCTTGGCATTCAACGCATTGAAGACTTAGAGACAAACATGGTGTTGAAAGTTTTCTTCTTTGGGCAGTCTTTTACCCATGGTCACCATCGCAAAAGAAGCAATTGTGCTTGTGTTTAACTTCATTCTTGCCACCTTTGGGCCATCATTCTTTTGTGGCGGTTTTTCCTTGCCATCATGATGCTGCGACGACTTATCTCCATTTGCTCCCTCACCTTTGCCATGTTGAGGCTTATCCTCATTCTTTGGTTTGGATGATTCACCTTTCAGAACTCCACAAGTGTGTCCGCCTCGGTGAGGGCAGTGGAGATGTCATTCACTTGGCATCGCTGAAGCTCCTGTTGCGCCCACAGTTGGAGTCCCTCTCTGAAGTCGAATAGCAAGTCATTTGAGTTCATGTTGTCAATTTAAAGCATTAACTTTGAGAACTCGTCGACATATTTCGAGATTGACCATATATGCTTCAGTTCCCTTTTCTTCTTATGAGACTCATACGCCACATTCTCCGGATAGAAATGCTTCTTTAGCTCGCATTTGAGCAAGTCCCATGTGTTGATGATGTACGCCTTATGCACAATCTCCGTATGCTTCTGTTGCCACCAAGTAGTCGCGTAATCCTCAAGAAACCTCGTTGCAATGTTCACATTCTCTTGCTCACCTTGAACATTGGTGGCTTCGAAATACCTCTCCATGGACCACAGAAAGTTCTCAATCTCTTGGGCATCTTGCTTGCCCCTGTACCTCCTTGGTCTCGACCCCTCGACCCTCATTAGAAGAGCGACATTGGTGGTGAGCACTCCGCTGGGCACGACCTTCTCGCAAAGTCCTCCActtaagcccttagcacctcAATAGAGTTCATCACCATAGCTTGGAACTCCTCAAGACTGTAGCGTTGAGCCATCACGTCTTGGCTCAAGTCACCTATCCGTCCCCCAAGATCATCCACCTCATCCATCTTTTGCTTAAAGATTTCGAGGCGCTCCTTCGTCTCGGCGACGACAATCTCCCTACAGACAACCTGATTCTCTATGGCATTCAACAAGTCCACAGACTTCTCCTTGTTGTTCTTTCCCTTCTTTGCATTGGGATTTTGATCCCTCCCACTTTGGTCATCATGAGTGAGGTCCGACATCCATCTTTTCAAACGCAACAACCCCAAGAGTGAttatggctctgataccaactgtCACGATCGGCTTGTTTTCTTACTAAATCGTGCAGCCTTAGGTGCCAAATCCCACTCTCTTGGCCCTAAGTCAACCTTTTACACTCAAAACGTTGCTGGATTTGAAAGTAGAAAAGCACACTCACACAAATTCACTCGTGAAAGAACTCTTATTGCTCAAAAGAAAGCTTAGATGCTTTATGTGCTGGATTTGTTGTGTGTTGGCCAAATGAGGCCCTTCCTATTTATAGAGTACAAGGAAGTGTCTAAATGGTGGCCTAGAACTATCTCAACTACTATCTAACTCATTAATTACGGGGAATTATCTACAACATGCATACTATCTAACTCATTAATTACGGGGAATTATCTACAACATGCATAAAGGTCTCCAATATTCTAGAATCTTCATAAGTGGTGGCAGACACCATGACTTAGGGCGTTGCACCAGGCAACAAGTAGAACTGGTAATTAAGGCTTGGATTTCATCAATCCTTAGTTAGCCAATTTTTCATGTTATCAAGACttatcttaaaatatattgttgGATTCTTATCTCTCAGCTTGAGCATTTAAGTGAAGTTATTTTCTAATATAGTATTAGAGCTAAGGtctcaaatttaatttcctttataTGACAACGAATTCaattgtttctttaattttttggataaCTTTTATACTCCTGTGTTTCAACCCATCTACATTTCCTCAGAGACAACCTGTTAAAGTCTTGCCTTAAAAACTATTGAGGGGCACAAGTGACATTGACCTTCTATGCTCAACTGAATCTCATATCCAAACTCTTCAAGAGTTCATTATGAGGTAGAAATCAATCCTCCACCCTCAAGTAAATTCAATATTGTCAAGCGATAATGaccttttaaataatatgtaatagAAATAGTAAGAAACTGTGGATGTTTTTCAATCGCTATATACTACTTTATTGTAATGTTTACTTCTGAAGTGAAAGTAAGAAGTCTGAATTTCTCCTACTCCAATATTTTCTTACCAATTTTAAGGGGAGAGTGAGAATCCCACTACGTGAAGCCTACATTTTTTCACGGAGTGGgaagtgggattcccactcccatggggggaggtgggagtgggaatccactcctcctcttccttttttacccttatatttaataaaataaaataaataatatcatatttatttaaataatattattatattattttataaattatatttattaaaaatcataatactaaacttatttaaatataatattatcatatttattaataataataataatttaaattaattctaagttaaaattacttaaaaataatattattatactcatagagaattaataatattactatatcctatttttatgtaaaaatataatattattatatttattttaaaaaataataatatatttatttaatattagtaattaataataatcactattttattctaaaaaatattaattttgtattatattattaataataatatttcatttgtattgctcttaaaaatattaataattattatt contains these protein-coding regions:
- the LOC102629119 gene encoding protein SMAX1-LIKE 3-like, which encodes MRAGLCAVPQALTVEAASIVKQAVNLAKRRGHAQVTPLHVATAMLACPTGLLRRACTHHSHSHHPLQWKALELCFNVALNRLPASTITSPLLGPHRHSPRPSLSNALVAAFKRAQAHQRRGSIENQQQQQQQPVLALKIEVEQLVISILDDPSVSRVMREAGFSSSQVKIKVEENVPLGICSQSTNKSLGRDSDDVMSVLNALINKKRNTVIVGGNLAAIEGVIRGIIDQFERGQVPGDLRYAQFISLPLFSFRNQSKGEVEQKLVELRCHVKSYMGRGIVLYLGDLKWVAEFWANYYGGDEQKRNNNNYCVEEYVVMEIKRLVFEIGESERVWIMGIASFQTYTRCKAGHPSLENMWKLHPFTIPVGSLSLSLNIDSDSPPTHQFITTNKVQRDGLMSWPLLESGAEHLNHLNCSSNVSVNYFNREGQSMATSIIHKKKSAVAVAKSTLPSWLQQYKEESRRNSNMINDNQDLCEKWNSFGNKQTHFSSSSPSSISVSSQECKQLLPKEHQFWVCEGYESSLRSNHHPKPDLLSNPNSSPNSASSSEAAEEDSDCLNSFNKFTDENLKVLSDALERKAVVPWQKEIMPEIARTILECRSKKEQTWLLFLGADDHNHGKEKIAREIAKVVFGSHSNNFTNLSSSQSRQDDCRTKKRSRDVELGCCSYIERLGLALNENPHRVFFMEDLDDHKVDSCYCQKGLKQAIENGCIALADGEIVPLKDSIIIFSCDSLDSVPSACSHQNKRPKTEEKDDDCNLSLDLNIAIEDEDDRSVGDIRNILESVDKQIIFKTQQLR